A single region of the Jatrophihabitans sp. GAS493 genome encodes:
- a CDS encoding methyl-accepting chemotaxis protein produces the protein MFTKLRSEAPASTSTTIVDEGPLGSLATSHAVLEAVQANVIVTDAQMNLLWMNPKAADTLKAVGSSIHTTFRARFRDAMDSTTGSAFSPTAPRNATMTLDGMVLGMHVNAVQSAQGELLGYVVACADITARKADEERNRALIARLNETQEVSAAVQTVAGATEEMVASVNEIGRNAAEASATVQTAIGVVESTSRTMGELGAASMQISEIVKTIGAVASQTNLLALNATIEAARAGEAGKGFAVVAGEVKELSKQTQVATESINQMITEVQRLTQAGIDAIANIAQVVARVGENQTSIATAVEQQTSATQEINANLVQAARRAEEIATFVAANS, from the coding sequence ATGTTCACGAAGCTTCGCAGCGAGGCACCGGCCAGCACATCCACGACCATCGTCGATGAGGGCCCGTTGGGCAGCCTCGCCACCTCGCACGCCGTCCTCGAAGCGGTGCAGGCCAACGTCATCGTCACCGACGCCCAGATGAACCTGCTCTGGATGAACCCGAAAGCGGCCGACACCCTCAAGGCCGTCGGTAGCAGCATCCACACCACGTTCCGGGCCCGCTTCCGCGACGCGATGGACTCGACGACGGGTTCGGCATTCTCTCCGACCGCACCCCGCAACGCCACGATGACCCTGGACGGCATGGTGCTGGGTATGCACGTCAACGCGGTGCAGAGCGCGCAGGGCGAGCTGCTCGGCTACGTCGTGGCCTGCGCCGACATCACCGCCCGCAAGGCCGACGAGGAGCGGAACCGCGCCCTCATCGCTCGTCTCAACGAGACGCAGGAGGTGAGTGCGGCCGTCCAGACGGTCGCCGGCGCCACCGAGGAGATGGTGGCCAGCGTCAACGAGATCGGCCGCAACGCCGCCGAGGCCAGCGCCACCGTGCAGACCGCCATCGGTGTCGTCGAGTCGACGAGCAGGACGATGGGCGAGCTGGGTGCCGCCTCGATGCAGATCAGCGAGATCGTCAAGACGATCGGCGCCGTCGCCAGCCAGACCAATCTGCTCGCCCTCAACGCCACCATCGAAGCCGCCCGGGCCGGCGAGGCCGGCAAGGGATTCGCGGTCGTCGCCGGTGAGGTGAAGGAACTCTCCAAGCAGACCCAGGTTGCGACCGAGAGCATCAACCAGATGATCACCGAGGTGCAGCGCCTTACTCAGGCCGGCATCGACGCGATCGCCAACATCGCGCAGGTGGTGGCCCGGGTCGGCGAGAACCAGACCTCGATCGCCACCGCCGTCGAGCAGCAGACGTCGGCCACCCAGGAGATCAACGCCAACCTGGTACAGGCGGCCCGTCGGGCCGAGGAGATCGCGACCTTCGTCGCGGCCAACAGCTAA
- a CDS encoding MFS transporter — translation MTEDLDRQRAELDPVGDPAARGLHPAWIVAAVGFLSLLLAAGFRATPGVLLVPLQNEFGWSRAAIGGAVSVNLVLYGLAGPFAAALTQRFGLRRVVPSAMALIAAGSALTVTMTQLWQLYLCWGVMVGVGTGAVAPVLAATIANRWFHERRGLVLGVLTAGSATGQLLFLPLLAALSQDGDWRRAAWAVAGAALLVVPISALFLREYPVDLGRAPYGGSSIEARPVITARPIATAFSVLRRAARTRQFWILCGTFFVCGASTNGLIATHFIPAAMDHDMPETTAAGMLAAMGILDVVGTSASGWLTDRYDPRKLLFAYYALRGLSLLALPRALVAQHLSLGAFVAFYGLDWIATVPPTVALVNQTFGRQEGIVVWGWIFAAHQLGAAIAAFSAGWIRDASGSYGPAFVGAGTLCLLAAAAVFTIRGSAVDRFRERGEPPALDGTGGSLLTAGSAS, via the coding sequence GTGACCGAAGACCTGGATCGCCAGCGAGCTGAACTGGACCCCGTTGGCGATCCGGCGGCGCGCGGGTTGCATCCGGCCTGGATCGTCGCCGCCGTCGGCTTTCTCTCACTCCTGCTCGCGGCTGGCTTTCGGGCCACGCCCGGGGTGCTGCTGGTGCCGCTGCAGAACGAGTTCGGCTGGTCGCGAGCGGCGATCGGTGGAGCGGTTTCGGTAAACCTGGTGCTCTACGGCCTGGCCGGCCCCTTCGCGGCTGCGCTCACGCAACGCTTCGGGCTACGGCGGGTGGTGCCGTCGGCGATGGCGCTCATCGCCGCGGGATCGGCGCTGACCGTCACCATGACGCAGCTATGGCAGCTCTACCTGTGCTGGGGAGTCATGGTGGGGGTGGGCACCGGAGCCGTCGCCCCGGTGCTGGCCGCGACGATCGCCAACCGCTGGTTCCACGAGCGCCGCGGGCTGGTGCTCGGGGTGCTGACGGCCGGCAGCGCGACCGGCCAGTTGCTCTTCCTGCCGCTGCTGGCCGCCCTCAGTCAGGACGGAGACTGGCGCCGGGCCGCGTGGGCCGTTGCCGGTGCGGCGCTGCTGGTGGTGCCGATCTCGGCCCTCTTCCTGCGGGAGTATCCGGTGGACCTGGGTCGGGCACCGTACGGGGGTAGCAGTATCGAGGCGCGACCGGTGATCACCGCCCGCCCGATCGCGACTGCCTTCTCGGTCCTGCGCCGGGCCGCCCGGACGAGACAATTCTGGATCCTCTGCGGCACCTTCTTCGTCTGTGGCGCGTCGACCAACGGGCTCATCGCGACGCACTTCATCCCGGCCGCGATGGATCACGACATGCCCGAGACGACCGCGGCCGGGATGCTCGCCGCGATGGGCATTCTGGACGTCGTCGGGACCTCCGCCTCGGGGTGGCTGACTGACCGTTACGACCCGCGGAAGCTGCTCTTCGCCTACTACGCCCTGCGCGGGCTGTCGCTGCTGGCGCTGCCCCGGGCGCTGGTCGCGCAGCATCTCTCGCTCGGTGCCTTCGTCGCCTTCTATGGTCTGGACTGGATCGCCACCGTGCCGCCGACCGTGGCGCTGGTCAATCAGACCTTCGGCCGCCAGGAGGGGATCGTCGTCTGGGGTTGGATCTTCGCCGCCCATCAGCTCGGCGCGGCGATCGCCGCCTTCTCGGCGGGCTGGATTCGCGACGCCTCCGGTAGCTACGGCCCGGCCTTCGTCGGAGCGGGGACACTCTGTCTGCTGGCGGCGGCCGCCGTCTTCACCATTCGCGGCAGCGCGGTCGATCGCTTCCGGGAACGAGGAGAACCACCCGCGCTGGACGGCACGGGTGGCTCTCTTCTGACAGCTGGATCAGCCAGCTAG
- a CDS encoding penicillin-binding transpeptidase domain-containing protein — protein MGSGPRRAAALAVAGLLVSGLTACGGSSPKPDRQAAQRFLDDLGRGDAAAAAGRTTDPAASKAAISASVTGLGHPTARFTVDGVTGHGSTSSTVAYSATWNLPGAKTPWKYNGSLEMSKTAADGWRVAWQPSVLYPGLAAGQHLASERVQPPRADLLDSSGVPLFSAQPVVTVGIAVGENPRIPQLAATLASVLQISAGDIVNSVKGVPAGQFVPVITLRKAAYLAVKPKIHELPGVHFQTGTELLGPTSRFAQPLLGQVGSATQELIDASNGTIVAGDETGLSGLQLALNSQLSGTPGIAVDAVSDADPSNRSKLVDVSAPGPGSAVHLTLDRATQTAAEAAVATVALPASIVVTRPSTGEVLAVANNAATGSDAALDGQFPPGSTFKIATYAAVFSSDPALQPTSPQPCPATITVNGQTIRNENDFAKGTIPISSAFAFSCNTTAAALGMKLPAGALLKAAQSLGLGQPWSLPVDAFSGSLPEPASVNEQAADAYGQGKVLVSPLLMAEMAGAASTGRPIAPSLVVGRQATPGAALPASVVANLNVLMRDVVTVPGATGRALADLPGGVEGKTGTAEFGTAVPARSHSWFAGTRGDLAFSVFINGGGNSDSDHGAVSVTHALLSALPVK, from the coding sequence GCGGTTCCTGGACGACCTCGGACGCGGGGATGCCGCGGCCGCCGCGGGCCGGACCACCGACCCGGCGGCGAGTAAGGCGGCGATCTCGGCGAGCGTCACCGGCCTGGGACACCCGACCGCCCGCTTCACCGTTGACGGTGTGACCGGCCACGGAAGCACCTCTTCGACCGTCGCCTACAGCGCCACCTGGAACCTACCCGGCGCGAAGACACCCTGGAAATACAACGGATCCCTGGAGATGTCGAAGACCGCCGCCGACGGGTGGAGGGTGGCCTGGCAGCCCAGCGTGCTCTACCCCGGTCTGGCCGCCGGGCAGCATCTGGCGAGCGAGCGGGTGCAGCCGCCACGGGCCGACCTGCTCGACAGCAGCGGCGTGCCGCTATTCTCCGCGCAGCCGGTGGTCACAGTGGGGATCGCGGTTGGCGAGAACCCGAGAATTCCGCAGCTGGCGGCGACGCTGGCATCGGTGTTGCAGATATCGGCGGGCGACATCGTGAACAGCGTCAAGGGCGTGCCGGCCGGACAGTTCGTACCGGTGATCACCCTGCGAAAGGCGGCCTATCTGGCCGTTAAGCCGAAGATTCATGAGCTTCCCGGCGTGCACTTCCAGACCGGCACTGAACTGCTCGGGCCGACCTCGCGCTTCGCCCAGCCGCTGCTCGGGCAGGTCGGCAGCGCCACCCAGGAACTCATCGACGCCTCCAACGGGACGATCGTCGCCGGTGACGAGACCGGACTCTCCGGGCTGCAGTTGGCCCTCAATTCGCAGCTCAGTGGCACGCCGGGGATCGCAGTAGACGCGGTCAGCGACGCCGATCCGTCGAACCGGAGCAAGCTGGTCGACGTGAGCGCACCGGGGCCGGGGAGCGCCGTTCACCTCACCCTGGACCGCGCCACCCAGACCGCCGCCGAGGCTGCGGTGGCCACGGTGGCACTCCCGGCTTCGATCGTCGTCACCCGGCCGTCGACGGGCGAGGTCCTGGCCGTGGCCAACAACGCGGCCACCGGCTCAGACGCCGCCCTGGACGGGCAGTTCCCGCCCGGATCAACCTTCAAGATCGCGACCTACGCGGCCGTCTTCAGCAGCGACCCGGCCCTGCAGCCCACCTCGCCGCAACCGTGCCCGGCCACGATCACGGTCAACGGGCAGACGATTCGCAATGAGAACGATTTCGCCAAAGGCACCATTCCCATCTCGTCGGCCTTCGCCTTCTCCTGCAACACCACCGCCGCCGCCCTGGGAATGAAGCTTCCGGCCGGTGCCCTGCTCAAGGCGGCGCAGTCGCTCGGGCTGGGTCAGCCGTGGTCGCTGCCGGTGGATGCCTTCTCCGGAAGCCTCCCCGAACCCGCTTCGGTGAATGAGCAGGCGGCCGACGCCTACGGCCAGGGGAAGGTGTTGGTGAGCCCGCTGCTCATGGCCGAGATGGCCGGGGCGGCGAGCACGGGGCGGCCGATCGCGCCGTCGTTGGTGGTGGGCCGACAAGCTACGCCCGGCGCCGCGCTGCCGGCGTCAGTTGTAGCCAACCTGAACGTGCTGATGCGCGATGTCGTCACCGTGCCGGGGGCGACCGGGCGCGCGCTGGCCGATCTGCCGGGTGGGGTCGAGGGGAAGACCGGCACGGCCGAGTTCGGTACTGCGGTGCCGGCCCGGAGTCACTCGTGGTTTGCCGGCACCCGCGGTGATCTGGCCTTCAGTGTCTTCATCAACGGCGGTGGCAATTCCGACTCCGATCATGGGGCGGTCTCGGTCACACATGCACTCCTCAGCGCGCTGCCGGTCAAGTAA
- the flhA gene encoding flagellar biosynthesis protein FlhA: MTTPKTKAPRASLNQLAVPIGVVGIVVMMVVPIPTFLLDLLIAMNITFAVLVVLVSMYVSRPLEFSSFPSLLLIATLFRLALNISATRLVLSKGFAGNVINSFGHFVISGSLIVGLVIFAILLVIQFVVITNGAARVAEVGARFTLDAMPGKQMAIDADLNSGLINDKQARIRRREVAAEADFYGAMDGASRFVKGDAIAALIITFINLIGGFAIGVLSKHMPLSEALSSYSLMSVGDGLVSQIPALLLSVSTGLIVTRASDSDDMSTVVTRQLSSQLKALQIAGAAAVGLCLVPGLPKIPFLIVGGGLLVIASRVKQNGPPKAEETEAEAATVSAAEVPDTPEALLSQIMVEPLELMLSPDLISLVDGAGADLLDRVRSLRRSLAQELGVVMPPVRTRDSLDLPHATYAIRINGVEVARGQAPTGTVLAIGDDLDGLPGQVGHEPVFGLEGKWVPVELRGQAELLGATVVDRSSVIITHLSEAVRRNASRLLGREEVALATKSLKNSHPTVVEDLTPALLTLAEIQRVLHALLDEGIPIRDLVRIFEALALAAKSGTEPDRLIEAARNALAPAIVAEHSVDGHLDVLTLDPQLQQTIMESLRPGEGGPQLVLPPDLAESVVATARQRYTEATSRGRHPVLVCAPQLRLPLRRLMRMTVPEMPILSYTDISAGTARIDTVGVIEDVRNAVL, translated from the coding sequence TCCAGCTTCCCGTCGCTGCTGCTGATCGCCACTCTCTTCCGTCTCGCGCTCAATATCTCGGCCACCCGCCTGGTTCTCTCCAAGGGCTTCGCCGGCAACGTCATCAATTCCTTCGGCCACTTCGTCATCAGTGGCTCATTGATCGTCGGCCTGGTGATCTTCGCGATCCTGCTGGTGATCCAGTTCGTCGTCATCACCAATGGTGCCGCCCGCGTCGCCGAGGTGGGCGCCCGCTTCACCCTCGACGCCATGCCCGGTAAGCAGATGGCGATCGACGCCGACCTCAACTCGGGCCTGATCAACGACAAGCAGGCGCGCATCCGCCGCCGTGAGGTCGCCGCCGAGGCCGACTTCTACGGTGCGATGGACGGTGCCTCACGCTTCGTCAAGGGTGACGCGATCGCCGCGCTCATCATCACCTTCATCAACCTCATCGGCGGTTTCGCGATCGGTGTCCTCAGCAAGCACATGCCGCTGAGCGAGGCGTTGAGCAGCTACAGCCTGATGAGCGTCGGCGACGGCCTCGTCTCGCAGATCCCGGCCCTGCTGCTGTCGGTCTCGACCGGCCTCATCGTCACCCGGGCCAGCGACTCCGACGACATGAGCACCGTCGTCACCCGCCAGCTCAGCAGCCAGCTCAAGGCCCTGCAGATCGCCGGCGCCGCCGCCGTCGGGCTCTGCCTGGTGCCGGGGCTGCCGAAGATTCCGTTCCTCATCGTCGGTGGCGGGCTCCTCGTCATCGCCAGCCGGGTCAAGCAGAACGGGCCGCCCAAGGCGGAGGAGACGGAGGCCGAAGCGGCCACCGTCTCGGCGGCCGAGGTGCCCGACACCCCGGAGGCCCTGCTCTCCCAGATCATGGTCGAGCCACTGGAGCTCATGCTCTCGCCCGACCTCATCTCCCTCGTCGACGGTGCCGGCGCCGACCTGCTGGACCGGGTGCGCTCGCTACGCCGCAGCCTGGCCCAGGAACTCGGCGTCGTCATGCCACCGGTCCGCACCCGGGACAGCCTGGACCTTCCGCACGCCACATACGCCATCCGGATCAACGGCGTCGAGGTCGCTCGGGGCCAGGCCCCGACCGGCACGGTGCTGGCCATCGGCGACGACCTCGACGGACTACCCGGCCAGGTCGGTCACGAGCCGGTCTTCGGACTCGAAGGCAAGTGGGTCCCGGTCGAGCTCCGGGGGCAGGCCGAGCTGCTTGGCGCAACCGTCGTCGACCGCTCGTCGGTCATCATCACGCACCTCTCCGAGGCGGTCCGCCGCAACGCCAGCCGACTGCTCGGCCGCGAAGAGGTCGCCCTCGCCACCAAGTCGCTCAAGAACAGCCACCCGACAGTGGTCGAGGACCTCACCCCGGCCCTCCTCACGCTGGCCGAGATCCAGCGTGTCCTGCACGCCCTGCTCGACGAAGGCATCCCGATTCGCGATCTGGTCCGCATCTTCGAGGCGCTGGCCCTGGCGGCCAAGAGCGGCACCGAGCCCGACCGGCTCATTGAGGCCGCCCGCAACGCCTTGGCTCCGGCGATCGTCGCCGAGCACAGCGTCGACGGACATCTGGACGTCCTCACCCTCGACCCGCAGTTGCAGCAGACGATCATGGAGTCACTGCGCCCCGGTGAAGGTGGCCCCCAGCTCGTGCTGCCGCCGGACCTGGCCGAATCGGTCGTCGCGACCGCCCGCCAGCGCTACACCGAAGCAACCTCGCGCGGACGCCACCCGGTGCTCGTCTGCGCCCCCCAGCTACGACTTCCGCTGCGCCGTCTGATGCGGATGACCGTCCCAGAAATGCCCATCCTTTCCTACACGGATATATCCGCGGGCACCGCTCGCATCGACACAGTTGGAGTGATTGAAGATGTCCGCAACGCTGTACTCTGA